In Rariglobus hedericola, the following proteins share a genomic window:
- a CDS encoding outer membrane beta-barrel protein: MIKKLTGLASIVALASVAQAEVKINENLSLDGYAIGSYSSVEGAAAPGQTTNDTFLDSGSRLFDSVKVAVNGTYGDFSGKVSVLLQSVNNTSNESGGLLDAYLTYTAGSLAITGGKFNSWLGYESFDSPNNAFISYGLSGYVANYATGAKVEYITDTLSAGVSVRDSLTAGDGFYQGDGDFSDNLGYEAYVLYSGIDKLTLFAGAGFGDLDGGDLSTYNAWASYAFTEKFSLALEYAKTDDSTAAVFAGDVTNSWLLQGTYVVNDSVSVSGRVTAQDTKAGDGLGYGVASTYTITENFAVKGEVTKTDFNNGAGDVFTYAIQGLFKF, from the coding sequence ATGATCAAAAAACTCACTGGTTTGGCGTCCATCGTGGCGCTCGCATCCGTCGCTCAGGCGGAAGTTAAGATTAACGAAAACCTTTCGCTCGATGGTTACGCCATCGGCTCCTACTCGTCCGTCGAGGGTGCTGCCGCTCCGGGCCAGACCACGAACGACACCTTCCTTGACAGCGGCAGCCGCCTGTTCGACTCCGTCAAAGTTGCCGTCAACGGCACCTACGGTGACTTCAGCGGCAAAGTCAGCGTTCTCCTCCAGAGCGTGAACAACACCAGCAACGAGTCGGGCGGCCTCCTCGATGCTTACCTTACCTACACCGCTGGCTCCCTCGCTATCACCGGTGGTAAGTTCAACAGCTGGCTCGGCTACGAGTCCTTCGACTCGCCGAACAACGCTTTCATCAGCTACGGCCTCTCTGGCTACGTCGCCAACTACGCGACTGGCGCCAAGGTTGAATACATCACGGACACCCTGTCCGCTGGCGTTTCCGTTCGTGACTCCCTGACCGCCGGCGACGGCTTCTACCAGGGCGACGGCGACTTCTCCGACAACCTCGGTTACGAAGCCTACGTCCTCTACTCCGGCATCGACAAGCTCACCCTGTTCGCAGGCGCCGGCTTCGGTGACCTCGATGGTGGCGACCTCTCGACCTACAACGCTTGGGCCAGCTACGCGTTCACCGAGAAGTTCTCCCTCGCGCTCGAATACGCCAAGACTGATGACTCCACCGCCGCTGTTTTCGCGGGTGACGTCACCAACTCCTGGCTCCTTCAGGGCACCTATGTCGTCAATGACTCCGTTTCTGTTTCCGGTCGCGTGACCGCTCAGGACACGAAGGCCGGCGACGGTCTCGGCTACGGTGTTGCTTCGACCTACACCATCACCGAGAACTTCGCGGTTAAGGGCGAAGTCACCAAGACCGACTTCAACAATGGCGCTGGCGACGTGTTCACCTACGCCATCCAAGGTTTGTTCAAGTTCTAA
- the urtA gene encoding urea ABC transporter substrate-binding protein has product MFKVTQLMTAGALALGTMIGSARAADTVKVGVLHSLSGTMAISETSLRDVLLFTFDEINAKGGVLGKKIEPVVVDGASNWPLFAEKAKQLLEEDKVAVTFGCWTSVSRKSVLPVYEKNNGLLFYPVQYEGQEESKNVFYTAEAVNQQATPAIDYLLEQGYTKFYLIGTDYVYPQTTNLVLLEYLLSKKVPIENIGGGFKKDESGKIISAGKYTPFGHTDYQQIVSEIKQFSAGGKTAVVSTLNGDTNVPFFKEYAAAGLTAEIAPVVSFSISEDEFRGLPAKQLVGQLGCWTYFQSIKSDANKEFVKNFQKWLKTTTVPGIVKEGRVTCSPMVLSYDGVYLWKAAVEKAGSFDVDAVRAALQSGLSFDGPGGKVTTQKNMHLTKNVFIGETTAKGQFKILKEFKDVYGEPWLLGKFKAE; this is encoded by the coding sequence ATGTTCAAAGTAACTCAGTTGATGACTGCCGGTGCGCTCGCGCTCGGCACGATGATTGGCTCAGCCCGTGCCGCGGATACCGTCAAAGTCGGTGTTCTCCACTCCCTTTCCGGCACGATGGCGATCAGCGAAACCTCGCTGCGCGACGTGCTGCTGTTTACCTTCGATGAGATCAACGCCAAGGGCGGCGTTCTCGGTAAGAAAATTGAACCGGTCGTCGTTGATGGTGCCTCCAACTGGCCGCTCTTCGCTGAAAAAGCCAAGCAGCTCCTCGAAGAAGACAAGGTCGCCGTGACCTTCGGTTGCTGGACCTCGGTTTCCCGCAAGTCCGTTCTTCCCGTTTACGAAAAGAACAACGGTCTCCTTTTCTACCCCGTGCAATACGAGGGCCAGGAAGAGTCCAAGAATGTGTTCTACACCGCCGAAGCCGTTAATCAGCAGGCCACCCCGGCCATCGATTATCTCCTCGAGCAGGGCTACACCAAGTTCTACCTGATCGGCACCGACTACGTTTATCCTCAAACAACCAACCTCGTGCTGCTGGAATATCTCCTCAGCAAGAAGGTCCCCATCGAGAACATCGGTGGCGGTTTCAAGAAGGATGAGTCCGGCAAGATCATCTCCGCTGGTAAATACACTCCCTTCGGTCACACCGACTACCAGCAGATCGTTTCCGAAATCAAACAGTTCTCCGCTGGCGGCAAAACCGCTGTTGTTTCCACGCTGAACGGTGACACCAACGTTCCTTTCTTCAAGGAATACGCTGCTGCCGGCCTCACCGCCGAAATCGCCCCCGTCGTTTCCTTCTCGATCTCCGAGGACGAATTCCGCGGTCTCCCTGCCAAGCAACTCGTGGGTCAGCTCGGCTGCTGGACCTACTTCCAGTCAATCAAGAGCGACGCCAACAAGGAATTCGTGAAGAACTTCCAGAAATGGCTCAAGACCACGACCGTCCCTGGCATCGTCAAGGAAGGCCGCGTCACCTGCTCGCCGATGGTGCTCAGCTACGACGGTGTTTACCTCTGGAAAGCCGCTGTTGAGAAGGCTGGTTCCTTCGATGTCGACGCCGTGCGCGCCGCCCTCCAGTCAGGCCTGTCCTTCGATGGTCCTGGTGGCAAGGTCACCACCCAGAAGAACATGCATCTCACCAAGAACGTGTTCATCGGTGAAACCACCGCCAAGGGTCAGTTCAAGATCCTCAAGGAGTTCAAAGATGTTTACGGCGAGCCCTGGCTCCTCGGTAAATTCAAGGCTGAGTAA
- the urtB gene encoding urea ABC transporter permease subunit UrtB, which yields MRTYIRLIFTTLTLWLAASSSLSAAEPRATLVEAMLADNDARKIELITSLAGEVDESIKPLLIAWREDGLYLYEPSGATPVPVQLTGEKDADDARAAVRVDTGAPLVDAEGKPVHLVAGDLNAVEHTSMLRRAMKGVLDLIDIGSPDAKKRLQAIQTIGFAQETDKIPAFQKRLAIEENSKVRRALREAIAVTQLKDPSDAVKLAAVKELKELHSLSSYDLIRTAMREADAAKSTELATEAKAALVAIDNHKSNINFFGTLFRGLSLGSILLIVAIGLAITFGLMGVINMAHGEMIAIGAYTTYLVENIFGAGITIPFFGFSLAIPGMNTTGAFYQTYFLFALPLSFLTAAVVGIGLERSIIRFLYRRPLESLLATWGVSLLLQQGLKLMFGSNNVQVSSPSYLSGNWTVNDIIFGWNRVFVIGFAGLIVFGVWLILTKTPLGLLIRSVMQNRGMASCMGVRTERVNMLTFGLGSGLAGLAGAFISQIGNVGPSLGQNYIVDCFMTVVVGGVGNLAGTIYSALGIGLVDQSLQQILLNPVLGKILVLVAIILFLQWRPSGLFVTRSRNLDD from the coding sequence GTGCGCACTTACATCCGGCTGATTTTCACCACTCTTACGCTCTGGCTTGCTGCCAGCAGCTCTCTCTCGGCCGCAGAACCACGCGCCACGTTGGTGGAGGCGATGCTGGCCGATAACGACGCCCGCAAGATCGAGTTGATCACTTCCCTTGCCGGGGAGGTCGATGAATCGATCAAGCCGCTGTTGATCGCATGGCGCGAAGACGGCCTGTATCTTTATGAACCGTCTGGCGCCACTCCGGTGCCGGTTCAATTGACTGGTGAAAAGGATGCCGATGATGCCCGTGCCGCGGTTCGCGTTGATACCGGTGCTCCGCTGGTGGATGCCGAGGGCAAACCGGTCCATCTCGTGGCGGGCGATCTCAACGCAGTAGAGCATACGTCCATGCTCCGGCGTGCGATGAAGGGCGTGCTTGATCTGATCGATATCGGATCTCCCGACGCCAAGAAGCGCCTCCAGGCGATCCAGACTATCGGCTTTGCGCAGGAGACGGATAAGATCCCTGCGTTTCAAAAACGCCTCGCCATCGAGGAAAATTCAAAAGTGCGCCGTGCGCTGCGCGAAGCCATTGCGGTCACGCAACTCAAGGATCCGAGCGACGCGGTGAAGCTGGCGGCGGTCAAGGAGCTTAAGGAACTCCATTCGCTTTCCAGCTACGATTTGATCCGCACGGCCATGCGCGAGGCCGACGCGGCAAAATCCACCGAGCTCGCGACCGAGGCCAAGGCGGCGCTCGTCGCGATCGACAATCACAAGTCCAACATCAACTTTTTTGGCACTCTTTTCCGGGGACTCAGCTTGGGAAGCATTCTGTTGATCGTGGCCATCGGCCTCGCGATTACCTTCGGCCTGATGGGTGTCATCAACATGGCGCACGGTGAGATGATCGCGATCGGTGCCTACACCACTTACCTCGTCGAAAATATTTTTGGCGCCGGTATCACGATTCCATTTTTCGGATTCAGCCTCGCGATACCGGGCATGAATACGACGGGGGCTTTTTATCAGACCTACTTTCTGTTCGCGCTGCCGTTGAGTTTTCTGACGGCCGCGGTGGTCGGGATCGGCCTTGAACGCAGCATCATTCGTTTTCTTTACCGCCGCCCGCTGGAAAGCTTGCTCGCAACATGGGGTGTTTCGCTCCTGCTCCAGCAAGGTCTCAAGCTTATGTTTGGCTCGAATAATGTGCAGGTCAGCAGCCCGAGCTACTTGAGCGGCAACTGGACTGTTAACGATATTATCTTCGGCTGGAATCGCGTGTTCGTGATCGGTTTCGCCGGACTGATCGTATTCGGCGTGTGGTTGATTCTCACCAAGACGCCCCTAGGTTTGCTGATCCGTTCGGTGATGCAGAACCGCGGTATGGCTTCCTGTATGGGCGTGCGCACAGAACGTGTGAACATGCTTACCTTCGGTCTGGGCAGTGGTCTCGCCGGCCTCGCCGGAGCGTTCATCAGCCAGATTGGCAACGTCGGTCCATCGCTTGGCCAGAACTACATCGTCGACTGTTTTATGACGGTCGTGGTGGGCGGCGTGGGCAATCTCGCCGGCACGATCTATAGCGCGCTTGGCATCGGTCTGGTCGATCAGTCGTTGCAGCAGATTTTGCTCAATCCCGTGCTCGGCAAGATTCTCGTGCTCGTGGCGATCATTCTGTTCCTGCAATGGCGTCCATCGGGTCTGTTTGTGACCCGAAGCCGCAATCTCGACGATTGA
- the urtC gene encoding urea ABC transporter permease subunit UrtC, with product MPSLSTRHKIELIAVGVIALFFIVIFPLLNAHGMVSNFTINLWGKYLCYALLAISVDLLWGYTGLLSLGQALFFSLGGYMMGMYLMRMIGELGQYKKPIPDFLVFLGWTDLPKFWVPFSSFPFAAAMILLLPGLLALVFGFLAFRSRVKGVYFSILTQALTYGASLMFFRNDMLMGGNNGFTDFKFILGYDLRDAVTQRGLFIATAVVLLIVYVGLRVLSYTKFGLVQKAIRDGENRVLFSGYATAHFKLFIFLIAALIASIGGALYVPQVGIINPSEMTPDKSLEAVVWCAVGGRATLIGPIIGAIGVNSLKSWASRAAPDYWLVILGGMFVIVVLLLPGGIVSIPARLKALWQRFNKKPAEPEPPKPAAPPQEPNVTPASTPSL from the coding sequence ATGCCTTCACTTTCCACCCGCCACAAAATCGAGCTGATCGCCGTCGGCGTGATCGCGTTGTTTTTCATCGTGATCTTCCCGCTGCTCAATGCCCACGGCATGGTCAGCAACTTCACGATTAATCTTTGGGGCAAATACCTCTGCTACGCGCTCCTCGCGATCTCAGTCGATTTGCTCTGGGGTTACACCGGCCTGCTCAGTCTTGGCCAGGCGCTCTTCTTCAGTTTGGGCGGTTACATGATGGGCATGTATCTCATGCGCATGATCGGTGAGCTCGGCCAATACAAGAAACCGATTCCCGACTTCCTCGTGTTCCTCGGTTGGACGGATCTCCCGAAATTTTGGGTTCCGTTTTCGAGTTTCCCTTTTGCCGCCGCGATGATCCTGCTCCTGCCGGGCCTTCTGGCTTTGGTGTTTGGTTTCCTCGCTTTCCGGTCGCGAGTGAAGGGCGTTTATTTCTCCATTCTTACGCAGGCTCTCACGTATGGCGCGTCGCTGATGTTTTTCCGCAACGACATGCTGATGGGCGGCAACAACGGCTTCACGGATTTCAAGTTTATCCTCGGCTATGATCTGCGCGATGCCGTCACGCAACGCGGTCTGTTTATTGCCACGGCGGTGGTGCTGCTGATCGTTTATGTCGGACTTCGCGTGCTCAGCTACACGAAGTTCGGCTTGGTTCAGAAGGCCATCCGCGACGGAGAAAATCGTGTGCTCTTCAGCGGCTATGCGACTGCGCATTTTAAACTCTTTATTTTCCTCATCGCCGCTCTGATCGCTTCCATTGGCGGTGCGCTTTACGTTCCGCAGGTTGGCATCATCAACCCGTCCGAGATGACGCCGGACAAGTCCCTTGAAGCCGTCGTCTGGTGCGCGGTGGGCGGACGAGCCACGCTGATCGGTCCGATCATCGGCGCTATTGGTGTCAACTCGCTGAAGAGCTGGGCCTCCCGCGCGGCCCCCGACTACTGGCTCGTTATCCTTGGCGGTATGTTTGTCATCGTCGTGCTTTTGTTGCCCGGCGGCATCGTGAGCATTCCCGCACGCCTCAAGGCACTCTGGCAGCGGTTCAATAAAAAGCCTGCGGAGCCCGAACCGCCTAAACCTGCCGCTCCTCCGCAAGAACCCAACGTGACACCCGCTTCCACTCCATCCCTCTGA
- the urtD gene encoding urea ABC transporter ATP-binding protein UrtD: MTQPKYMLTVEGVSKTYDGFKAITDLNFYLFEGELRTVIGPNGAGKSTFFDLITGRAKPDKGKIEFGMNTDLTKMNEYEINRLGIGRKFQTPSVFTEHTVYNNIVLSLVGSRGVFASIFKRLSSTERDRIDELLKLVRLDTKRDWKAGMLAHGEKQWLEIGMLLAQEPKILLVDEPAAGMTDEETHRTGELLISLAGKHSIVVIEHDMTFVKQIARDGQVTVLHQGSVLCEGKFDAVQSNPKVREVYLGRGKSGGK, translated from the coding sequence ATGACCCAGCCTAAATACATGCTTACGGTCGAGGGCGTCTCGAAGACCTACGACGGTTTCAAGGCCATCACCGACCTGAATTTCTATCTCTTCGAAGGTGAACTGCGCACCGTCATCGGTCCGAACGGTGCCGGTAAATCCACCTTCTTCGATCTCATCACCGGTCGCGCCAAACCCGACAAGGGCAAGATCGAGTTCGGCATGAACACCGACCTCACCAAGATGAACGAATACGAGATCAACCGTCTCGGTATCGGCCGCAAGTTCCAGACGCCCTCGGTTTTCACCGAGCACACGGTTTATAACAACATCGTGCTCTCACTCGTCGGCTCGCGCGGCGTGTTCGCATCTATCTTCAAGCGCCTTTCCTCCACCGAGCGCGATCGTATCGACGAATTGCTCAAGTTGGTCCGTCTTGATACCAAGCGTGATTGGAAAGCCGGTATGCTGGCCCACGGAGAGAAGCAGTGGCTCGAGATCGGCATGCTCCTCGCCCAAGAGCCCAAGATTCTCTTGGTGGACGAACCCGCGGCGGGCATGACCGACGAGGAGACGCATCGCACCGGCGAACTCCTCATTTCGCTCGCCGGCAAGCACAGCATTGTCGTCATCGAGCATGACATGACTTTTGTTAAGCAGATCGCCCGTGACGGCCAGGTCACGGTCCTTCATCAAGGTAGTGTCTTGTGCGAAGGAAAATTCGATGCTGTTCAATCCAATCCGAAAGTCCGCGAAGTCTATCTCGGCCGCGGAAAAAGCGGCGGAAAATAA
- the urtE gene encoding urea ABC transporter ATP-binding subunit UrtE, whose amino-acid sequence MTTEPVSLTSPSAITTPPLLQVTNVETDIGGSRILRGVSLEVRAGELVALMGRNGVGKTTTLRSITGVRGIRAGTITLDGKRIDKLSIDARARAGIGYVPQGRDIFPHLTIEENLRVGLVVHGRKGTEAKDALERVFTLFPVLKEMLSRKGGVLSGGQQQQLAIGRALLTKPKLLILDEPTEGIQPSIIDLIGDTLKKLKNEGELSILLVEQYVDFCREISDRFYAMDRGAVTISGPISALTDEVVKEHLQV is encoded by the coding sequence ATGACCACGGAACCCGTTTCACTCACTTCTCCCAGCGCCATCACGACGCCTCCCTTGCTTCAGGTCACCAATGTCGAGACCGACATCGGTGGCTCGCGCATCCTTCGCGGGGTGAGCCTGGAGGTGCGCGCCGGCGAACTCGTCGCCCTGATGGGGCGCAATGGTGTCGGCAAGACGACCACGCTGCGTTCCATCACCGGCGTGCGCGGCATCCGCGCCGGCACCATCACACTTGATGGCAAACGCATCGACAAACTCTCCATCGATGCCCGCGCCCGGGCCGGCATCGGTTATGTCCCGCAAGGCCGTGATATTTTCCCGCACCTGACGATTGAGGAAAACCTTCGGGTCGGCCTGGTCGTCCACGGACGCAAGGGCACGGAGGCGAAGGATGCGCTTGAGCGGGTATTCACGCTATTCCCTGTCCTCAAGGAGATGCTGTCCCGCAAGGGCGGCGTGCTTTCCGGCGGACAACAGCAACAGCTTGCCATTGGTCGCGCGCTCCTGACCAAGCCGAAGCTCCTCATTTTGGATGAGCCGACCGAAGGCATCCAGCCGTCGATCATCGACCTGATCGGCGACACGTTAAAAAAGCTCAAGAACGAGGGCGAACTCTCCATTCTCCTCGTCGAGCAATACGTGGATTTTTGCCGTGAGATATCCGACCGCTTTTACGCGATGGATCGCGGTGCGGTGACGATTTCAGGCCCGATTTCCGCACTCACCGACGAAGTCGTTAAAGAGCACTTGCAGGTGTAA
- a CDS encoding urease subunit gamma, with protein sequence MHLTPREREKLLIVTASDLARRRQARGLKLNYPESIAIISYEIMEGARDGKTVAELMSFGTTLLTRDQVMEGVPEMIHDVQVEATFPDGTKLVTVHNPIR encoded by the coding sequence ATGCACCTGACTCCCCGCGAACGCGAAAAGCTCCTCATCGTTACTGCCTCCGACCTGGCCCGACGTCGTCAGGCCCGCGGGCTGAAGCTCAACTATCCCGAGTCCATCGCCATCATCTCCTACGAGATCATGGAAGGGGCGCGTGACGGAAAAACCGTCGCCGAGCTCATGAGTTTCGGCACCACGCTGCTCACGCGCGACCAAGTCATGGAAGGCGTGCCCGAGATGATCCATGATGTGCAGGTCGAGGCCACGTTCCCCGACGGCACCAAACTCGTCACCGTTCACAATCCCATCCGCTGA
- a CDS encoding urease subunit beta, whose amino-acid sequence MIPGEIITAPDAPALDANLDLETKIIQVANTGDRPIQVGSHYHFYESNAGLRFDREATRGFRLNIPAGTAVRFEAGDTKQVELVALTGLREVWGLNAKINGKL is encoded by the coding sequence ATGATCCCCGGTGAAATCATCACGGCGCCCGACGCCCCTGCGCTCGACGCCAACCTCGATCTCGAAACCAAGATCATTCAGGTCGCCAACACCGGCGATCGTCCGATTCAGGTCGGTTCGCATTATCACTTTTACGAGTCCAATGCGGGCCTGCGTTTCGATCGCGAGGCGACTCGTGGCTTTCGCTTGAACATTCCCGCCGGCACCGCCGTGCGCTTTGAGGCTGGCGATACCAAGCAAGTCGAACTCGTTGCGCTCACCGGCCTCCGCGAGGTCTGGGGACTCAACGCCAAGATCAACGGCAAACTCTGA
- the ureC gene encoding urease subunit alpha, whose translation MPLKLTRRQYAEMFGPTVGDQVRLADTELFIQVERDLIAEGGGYGNEIKFGGGKVLRDGMGQSPTATDAESLDLVITNALILDAKLGIIKADIGIKHGLIVGIGHAGNPGIQRGIGSVYPDPKTGKKNPMIVGAGTEVLAAEGNIITAGGIDTHIHFICPQQIDEAISSGVTTMIGGGTGPAHGTLATTCTPGRWNLHRMLEAAEAYPMNLGFLGKGNCGTAQPLRDQVLAGAIGLKLHEDWGTTPAAIDTCLGVAEEFDVQVAIHTDTLNEAGFVEDTLAAFKGRAIHTYHSEGAGGGHAPDIIRVCGEANVLPSSTNPTRPFTVNTIDEHLDMLMVCHHLDPKIPEDVSFAESRIRPETIAAEDRLHDIGAISMMSSDSQAMGRIGEVICRTWQTAHKMKMQFGPLTHPSHPAADNYRALRYVAKYTINPAITHGMGHIIGSVEVGKLADLVLFKPALFGVKPELILKGGFIAWANMGDPNASIPTPQPMFYRPMFGATARGVASTSLTFVSEAGLRDGGLQELGLKRRLEAVKSCRSVRKTDMVHNDAMPKIVVDPETYHVTADGVHLTCEPAKVLPMAQRYFLF comes from the coding sequence ATGCCTCTTAAGCTTACCCGCCGCCAATATGCCGAGATGTTCGGCCCCACCGTCGGTGACCAAGTCCGCCTTGCTGACACCGAGCTCTTCATCCAAGTGGAACGCGACCTCATTGCCGAGGGCGGCGGTTATGGTAACGAAATCAAGTTCGGCGGCGGCAAGGTGCTGCGTGACGGCATGGGACAGTCGCCCACCGCCACCGATGCAGAATCGCTCGATCTGGTGATCACCAACGCGCTGATCCTTGATGCGAAGCTCGGCATCATCAAAGCCGACATCGGTATCAAGCACGGTCTCATCGTGGGTATCGGGCATGCCGGTAATCCCGGTATTCAGCGTGGCATCGGTTCGGTTTATCCCGATCCGAAGACGGGCAAAAAAAATCCGATGATCGTCGGTGCCGGCACCGAGGTATTGGCGGCCGAAGGCAACATCATCACGGCGGGCGGCATCGATACGCACATTCATTTTATCTGCCCTCAACAGATCGACGAAGCGATCAGCTCAGGCGTCACCACCATGATCGGCGGTGGCACCGGCCCCGCTCACGGCACGCTCGCCACGACCTGCACGCCGGGACGTTGGAATCTCCATCGCATGCTCGAAGCCGCCGAGGCTTATCCGATGAATCTCGGCTTCCTCGGCAAGGGGAACTGCGGCACCGCCCAACCGCTCCGCGATCAAGTCCTCGCCGGCGCCATCGGTCTCAAGCTCCACGAAGACTGGGGCACCACGCCTGCTGCCATTGATACGTGCCTCGGTGTTGCCGAGGAGTTTGATGTGCAGGTCGCCATCCATACCGATACGCTCAACGAAGCCGGTTTTGTCGAGGACACGCTGGCCGCCTTCAAGGGCCGTGCGATTCACACTTACCATTCCGAAGGCGCGGGCGGCGGGCACGCTCCCGATATCATTCGCGTATGTGGCGAGGCCAATGTCCTCCCGTCTTCGACCAACCCGACGCGTCCGTTCACGGTTAACACCATTGATGAGCATCTCGACATGCTGATGGTGTGCCATCACCTCGATCCGAAGATTCCCGAGGACGTGTCGTTCGCCGAGTCGCGCATCCGTCCCGAGACGATTGCCGCCGAGGATCGTCTGCACGACATCGGTGCGATCTCGATGATGTCGTCCGATTCACAGGCGATGGGCCGCATCGGTGAAGTCATCTGCCGAACCTGGCAGACGGCGCACAAGATGAAGATGCAGTTCGGCCCGCTCACGCATCCTTCGCATCCGGCCGCGGACAACTATCGCGCGCTGCGTTACGTGGCCAAATACACGATCAACCCGGCGATCACGCACGGCATGGGGCACATCATCGGCTCGGTGGAAGTCGGCAAGCTGGCGGATCTCGTGCTGTTTAAGCCTGCGCTCTTCGGCGTGAAACCCGAGCTGATTCTCAAGGGCGGGTTCATTGCGTGGGCGAACATGGGTGATCCCAATGCGTCGATTCCCACCCCGCAGCCGATGTTCTATCGTCCGATGTTTGGCGCAACCGCGCGTGGGGTTGCTTCGACCAGCCTGACCTTTGTTTCGGAAGCGGGTTTGCGCGACGGTGGGCTGCAGGAGCTCGGCCTCAAACGCCGTCTCGAAGCGGTGAAGAGCTGCCGCAGCGTGCGCAAGACCGACATGGTTCACAACGATGCCATGCCGAAGATCGTGGTCGATCCGGAGACCTATCACGTCACCGCCGACGGCGTGCACCTGACCTGCGAGCCGGCAAAAGTGCTGCCGATGGCCCAACGGTATTTCCTATTTTAA
- a CDS encoding urease accessory protein UreE has translation MILVSAPVMSPALALPVVELRAERRTLMKRLWRGVAADGTEFGFELASPLKHGDTFFQSDTVRYVAVQESEPVLEILMGELPASATAGIGWAVGNLHLEFSSEATRLLTPDEPAARQLFARIQIDYTPTTAVFRPGRFKRSVSTPLVDELGPSHKH, from the coding sequence ATGATTTTGGTCTCAGCTCCCGTAATGTCTCCGGCGCTCGCGCTCCCCGTGGTGGAGCTGCGTGCCGAGCGGCGCACGTTGATGAAACGCCTGTGGCGAGGTGTGGCGGCGGACGGGACGGAATTCGGTTTCGAACTGGCTTCACCGCTCAAGCATGGAGACACGTTTTTTCAATCAGACACCGTGCGTTACGTGGCCGTGCAGGAATCGGAGCCCGTGCTGGAGATTCTGATGGGCGAACTGCCGGCCTCGGCAACAGCGGGAATCGGCTGGGCGGTGGGGAACTTGCACCTGGAGTTTTCATCCGAGGCGACGCGGTTACTCACGCCGGACGAACCGGCCGCCCGTCAGTTGTTCGCGCGGATTCAAATCGATTATACGCCGACTACCGCGGTATTTCGCCCGGGCCGGTTTAAACGCAGTGTCAGCACACCTCTCGTCGATGAGCTCGGCCCCAGTCACAAGCACTGA
- a CDS encoding urease accessory protein UreF, with protein sequence MSSAPVTSTDARWLVGLLQAGDSYYPTGAYAHSFGLEGLVQSGVVRDRTTLREFVFLSVLPNLRQAELPLAAQAYAAFEPTAPDWAKVGELCVLAHALKSAKEARTATENIGRQRAELTSTLHAHPLAQEYLKRAAEAGWPFSSAISAALEGRVLGAPLEAVLVGVMYSSVAGLLAASMKVLRIGQNATQTLLTEALSQAPALIDAASVVPMDEIGWFNPWLDIAAARHETADGRMFIS encoded by the coding sequence ATGAGCTCGGCCCCAGTCACAAGCACTGACGCACGCTGGCTGGTCGGCCTCTTGCAGGCGGGTGATTCCTATTACCCGACGGGTGCTTACGCGCATTCGTTTGGGCTGGAAGGATTGGTTCAGTCCGGCGTGGTGCGCGATCGGACAACGCTGCGGGAGTTTGTCTTTTTATCGGTGCTGCCAAATCTGCGACAGGCCGAGTTGCCGCTCGCCGCACAGGCGTATGCGGCATTTGAGCCGACGGCTCCGGACTGGGCGAAGGTGGGTGAACTCTGTGTGCTGGCCCATGCGTTGAAGAGTGCGAAGGAAGCGCGCACTGCGACCGAGAATATCGGGCGTCAGCGGGCCGAACTCACCTCGACGCTTCATGCGCATCCTTTGGCGCAGGAGTATCTGAAACGTGCGGCCGAGGCCGGATGGCCGTTTTCATCGGCGATTTCAGCCGCTTTGGAGGGACGCGTGTTGGGCGCTCCATTGGAAGCGGTGCTGGTGGGAGTGATGTATTCATCGGTCGCCGGTCTGCTGGCGGCGTCGATGAAGGTGCTGCGTATCGGTCAGAATGCCACGCAGACACTGCTCACCGAGGCGCTGTCGCAGGCGCCCGCTTTGATTGATGCAGCCTCGGTCGTGCCGATGGATGAGATCGGTTGGTTTAACCCGTGGCTCGATATCGCGGCGGCTCGCCATGAGACCGCGGATGGCCGCATGTTTATTTCTTAA